Proteins encoded within one genomic window of Eleutherodactylus coqui strain aEleCoq1 chromosome 1, aEleCoq1.hap1, whole genome shotgun sequence:
- the LOC136587912 gene encoding guanine nucleotide-binding protein G(s) subunit alpha-like, which translates to MGMCSSLRSRLLGDCALSCTGDTGFGGNDDGWNTNTDASKPRNQRKAARKRSRMIDDWLKAEDIAYKLTHRLLLLGLEESGKSTIVKQMRILHGNGFSAEEKKLKVPDIKKNIKEAIGTIVRAMRELSPPVELANPDNQFRIDYIMNLTSHADFDFPLEFYEHTKALWQDEGVKACYERANEYQLIDRAQYFLDKIEIVQQDDYTPTDQDLLRSRFQTSGIHEAKFQVDKLNFHVFDIGCQFRKWMKCFNDATGIIFVVDSSSYNMVLPWDDETNRLQEALHLYRCIAQRPWDGWRSVLLFLNKQDLLAEKVLAGKWKIEDYFSDFIRYTTPEEAIPEPGEDPRVTRAKYFIRDEFLRVSIASSAGQKNCYPHFTCAVDTENIQRVFNDCRDILLRMYLREFGPL; encoded by the coding sequence ATGGGGATGTGCTCCAGCCTCAGGTCCAGGCTGTTAGGAGACTGTGCACTTTCCTGTACAGGTGATACCGGGTTTGGAGGTAATGATGATGGATGGAATACTAACACAGATGCTTCCAAACCACGGAACCAGCGGAAGGCGGCCAGGAAAAGAAGCAGAATGATTGACGACTGGCTAAAGGCAGAAGACATAGCATACAAGCTGACACACCGACTGCTACTCCTGGGTCTTGAAGAATCTGGGAAAAGCACAATTGTGAAGCAGATGAGAATTCTTCATGGGAATGGATTTAGTGCAGAGGAGAAAAAGCTAAAAGTTCCAGACATCAAGAAGAACATTAAAGAGGCCATTGGGACCATAGTAAGGGCAATGCGCGAGCTGTCGCCTCCAGTGGAGCTAGCAAATCCAGACAACCAGTTCCGAATTGATTACATCATGAACTTAACGAGTCACGCGGATTTTGACTTTCCTTTGGAGTTCTACGAACATACAAAAGCACTCTGGCAAGACGAAGGCGTGAAAGCCTGCTACGAAAGAGCGAATGAATATCAATTAATCGACCGTGCACAGTATTTTCTGGATAAAATTGAAATTGTGCAGCAGGATGACTATACACCGACGGACCAGGATTTGCTACGAAGCAGATTTCAGACTTCAGGAATACATGAAGCCAAGTTTCAGGTTGACAAATTGAACTTTCACGTGTTTGATATCGGTTGCCAATTCAGAAAATGGATGAAGTGCTTTAATGATGCGACTGGGATTATATTTGTGGTTGACAGCAGCAGCTATAATATGGTGTTGCCATGGGACGATGAGACCAACAGACTCCAGGAAGCACTACACCTCTATAGATGTATCGCACAGAGACCCTGGGATGGTTGGAGATCAGTCCTTCTCTTCCTGAATAAACAAGATCTACTTGCAGAGAAAGTTTTGGCTGGAAAATGGAAAATTGAGGACTACTTTTCAGATTTCATTCGTTATACCACCCCAGAAGAGGCAATTCCAGAACCCGGGGAGGACCCGAGAGTCACAAGGGCCAAGTATTTTATAAGAGATGAGTTTCTTAGAGTCAGTATAGCAAGCAGCGCAGGGCAGAAGAACTGTTACCCTCACTTCACGTGTGCAGTGGATACAGAAAATATTCAAAGGGTTTTTAATGATTGTCGGGATATTTTACTAAGGATGTACCTCCGTGAATTCGGACCGTTGTAA
- the LOC136587904 gene encoding guanine nucleotide-binding protein G(s) subunit alpha-like has product MGMCSSLRSRLLGDCALSCTSDTGSGGNDDGWNTNTDASKPRNQRKAARRRSRMIDDWLKAEDKAYKLTHRLLLMGLDESGKSTIVKHMRILNGNGFSAEEKKLKVQDIKKNIKEAIETIVRAMRELSPPVELANPDNQFRIDYIMNLLSHEDFDFPPEFYEHTKALWQDKGVKACYERANEYDLIDCAQYFLDKIEIVQQDDYTPTDQDLLRCRFQTSGIHEAKFQVDKVNFHVFDIGRHCLLRTWIKFFNEATGILYVVDSSSYNMVLPWDDETNRLKDALQLFRCICCNSLMGMNDWRIGDTRRSFSVVLFLNKQDLLAEKVLAGKWKIEDYFPEFDWYTTPDDAIPEPGEDPRVTRAKYFIRDKFLDETPTLMGDERNCYPHFTCAVDTENIQRVFNDCQDILKKMYLCQSKML; this is encoded by the coding sequence ATGGGGATGTGCTCCAGCCTCAGGTCCAGGCTGTTAGGAGACTGTGCACTTTCCTGTACGAGCGATACTGGGTCTGGAGGTAATGATGATGGTTGGAATACTAACACAGATGCTTCCAAACCACGGAACCAGAGGAAGGCGGCCAGGAGAAGGAGCAGAATGATTGACGACTGGCTAAAAGCAGAGGACAAAGCATACAAGCTGACACACCGACTGCTACTCATGGGTCTTGACGAATCTGGGAAAAGCACAATTGTGAAGCACATGAGAATTCTTAATGGGAATGGATTTAGTGCAGAGGAGAAAAAACTAAAAGTTCAAGACATCAAGAAGAACATTAAAGAGGCCATTGAGACCATAGTAAGGGCAATGCGCGAGCTGTCGCCTCCAGTGGAGCTAGCAAATCCAGACAACCAGTTCCGAATTGATTACATCATGAACTTACTGAGTCACGAGGATTTTGACTTTCCTCCGGAGTTCTACGAACATACAAAAGCACTCTGGCAAGACAAAGGCGTGAAAGCCTGCTACGAAAGAGCGAATGAATATGATTTGATTGACTGTGCACAGTATTTTCTGGATAAAATTGAAATTGTGCAGCAGGATGACTATACACCGACGGACCAGGATTTGCTACGATGCAGATTTCAGACTTCAGGAATACATGAAGCCAAGTTTCAGGTTGATAAAGTGAACTTTCACGTGTTTGATATCGGTAGGCATTGCCTACTCAGAACATGGATAAAGTTCTTTAATGAAGCGACTGGGATTCTATATGTGGTTGACAGCAGCAGCTATAATATGGTGTTGCCATGGGACGATGAGACCAACAGACTCAAGGACGCACTACAGCTCTTCAGATGCATCTGCTGCAATAGCTTGATGGGAATGAATGATTGGAGAATTGGGGATACAAGACGGAGCTTTTCAGTCGTTCTCTTCTTGAATAAACAAGATCTACTTGCAGAGAAAGTTTTGGCTGGAAAATGGAAAATCGAAGACTACTTTCCAGAGTTTGATTGGTACACCACCCCAGATGATGCAATTCCAGAACCCGGGGAGGACCCGAGAGTCACAAGGGCCAAGTATTTTATTAGGGATAAGTTTCTTGATGAGACTCCAACACTCATGGGTGACGAGCGGAACTGTTACCCTCACTTCACGTGTGCAGTGGATACAGAAAATATTCAAAGGGTTTTTAATGATTGtcaggacattttaaaaaagaTGTACCTCTGTCAATCCAAAATGCTGTGA